A DNA window from Deinococcus multiflagellatus contains the following coding sequences:
- a CDS encoding ABC transporter substrate-binding protein, whose amino-acid sequence MNRLARSLSLALLLAGTATAQKVSLTYLHGFTGPDRPVMEALIKKFNDTHPNIEVRGQAQPWGTTWQQLPALVASGRAPDVVVINEDQITGFIARGALTPLTAPEMKTAGLDKNKFFGPLFKTADYKGQSYGVPISSVAYVMFYNKDLMKKVGLDPTKPPRTRAEFLRAAQLCTVDKSGKNATQAGFDPKNLDTWGVSLYNNWVGSRAAYAAILQNGGALTDRNQNAAFNSPQAISAVQFLVDLVQKYGVARPNATEEAELAAFSQGKVCMFPSGQWYLDRFESQKMNFGVTFMPRIGGSVRDAAWGGSSHLTLPRQPASYSAAKRRAALEFMAWMAQPEQNLAWTATGSLPTQAAVAGNPRFETAAISGIFDRLNNVYATSGFPWVGQVMGPFDAAWEAAYLGKKPVAKALNDGVAEANKQIEQARKNFR is encoded by the coding sequence ATGAACCGTTTGGCCCGTTCCCTGAGTCTGGCCCTGCTGCTTGCGGGCACCGCGACCGCCCAGAAAGTCAGCCTCACCTACCTGCACGGCTTTACTGGCCCGGACCGCCCGGTGATGGAAGCCCTGATCAAGAAATTCAACGACACGCACCCCAACATTGAGGTGCGGGGGCAGGCGCAGCCCTGGGGCACCACCTGGCAGCAGCTGCCCGCCCTGGTGGCCTCTGGCCGCGCGCCGGACGTGGTGGTGATCAACGAAGACCAGATCACCGGCTTTATTGCGCGCGGCGCCCTGACGCCGCTGACGGCCCCCGAGATGAAGACGGCGGGCCTGGACAAGAACAAGTTCTTTGGACCTCTGTTCAAAACGGCCGACTACAAGGGCCAATCCTACGGCGTACCCATTTCCAGCGTGGCGTACGTGATGTTCTACAACAAGGACCTGATGAAAAAAGTTGGGCTGGACCCCACCAAGCCGCCGCGCACCCGCGCCGAGTTCCTGCGTGCGGCGCAGCTGTGCACGGTGGACAAGAGTGGCAAGAACGCCACGCAGGCCGGCTTTGATCCCAAGAACCTCGACACCTGGGGGGTGAGCCTGTACAACAACTGGGTGGGCTCGCGCGCCGCCTACGCCGCCATCCTGCAAAACGGCGGCGCCCTGACTGACCGCAACCAGAACGCCGCCTTCAACTCGCCCCAGGCGATCAGCGCCGTGCAATTCCTAGTGGATCTGGTGCAGAAATACGGCGTGGCGCGCCCCAACGCCACCGAGGAAGCCGAACTGGCCGCCTTCTCGCAGGGCAAGGTGTGCATGTTCCCCAGCGGGCAGTGGTACTTAGACCGCTTTGAGAGCCAGAAGATGAACTTTGGCGTGACCTTTATGCCGCGCATTGGCGGCTCGGTGCGCGACGCGGCCTGGGGTGGGTCGAGCCACCTGACGCTGCCGCGCCAGCCCGCCAGCTACAGCGCCGCCAAACGCCGCGCCGCGCTGGAATTCATGGCCTGGATGGCGCAGCCCGAGCAGAACCTCGCCTGGACCGCCACTGGCAGCCTGCCCACCCAGGCGGCTGTGGCTGGCAACCCCCGCTTCGAAACGGCCGCCATCAGCGGGATTTTTGACCGTCTGAACAATGTGTACGCCACGAGTGGCTTCCCCTGGGTGGGGCAGGTCATGGGGCCCTTTGACGCCGCGTGGGAAGCCGCCTACCTGGGCAAGAAGCCGGTGGCCAAGGCCCTGAACGACGGCGTGGCCGAGGCCAACAAGCAGATTGAGCAGGCCCGCAAGAACTTCCGCTAA
- a CDS encoding carbohydrate ABC transporter permease — protein MTTVPPKGVPVRTPPRRRRLPREWPRFLVLCLLSLLFLAPVYWMISTSFKTEADAIASPVQWWPAHPTLENYRAVLTSPDGNILRWTWNSLFVALTFTVLHVALCALTAYPLARMRFPGRNAWFWFILSSLMIPGIVTLVPTYIMMLNFGWINSFHALIWPGISGVFGVFLLRQFFVGIPRELEEAARLDGAGNFQILWRIILPLSVPSLVTLAVFAFMGSWNNYLWPLYTVTDVDKMTLPVGITTFSQRYTTEYGKLMAATTLAAVPALVAYLIAQRFLEAGLSTTGLKE, from the coding sequence ATGACCACGGTGCCGCCCAAAGGGGTGCCCGTCCGGACGCCGCCCCGCCGCCGACGCCTGCCGCGCGAGTGGCCCCGTTTTCTGGTGCTGTGCCTGCTGTCGCTGCTGTTTCTGGCGCCCGTGTACTGGATGATCAGCACGTCGTTCAAAACCGAGGCTGACGCTATTGCCTCGCCGGTGCAGTGGTGGCCCGCGCATCCCACCCTGGAGAACTACCGCGCGGTGCTGACCTCGCCGGACGGTAACATTCTGCGCTGGACCTGGAATTCGCTGTTCGTGGCGTTGACCTTTACCGTGCTGCATGTGGCCCTGTGTGCCCTGACCGCCTACCCGCTGGCCCGCATGCGCTTTCCGGGCCGCAACGCGTGGTTCTGGTTCATCCTGTCCAGCCTGATGATTCCGGGCATCGTGACCCTCGTGCCTACCTACATCATGATGCTGAACTTCGGGTGGATCAATTCGTTCCACGCGCTGATCTGGCCGGGTATCAGCGGGGTGTTCGGGGTGTTCTTGCTGCGGCAGTTCTTTGTGGGGATTCCCCGCGAACTGGAAGAAGCCGCCCGGCTGGACGGCGCGGGCAATTTTCAGATTCTGTGGCGCATCATCCTGCCGCTCAGCGTGCCCTCGCTGGTGACGCTGGCAGTGTTTGCCTTTATGGGGTCGTGGAACAACTACCTGTGGCCGCTGTACACGGTGACCGACGTGGACAAGATGACGCTGCCGGTGGGCATCACCACCTTTTCCCAGCGCTACACCACCGAGTACGGCAAGTTGATGGCCGCCACCACCCTGGCCGCCGTGCCGGCCCTGGTGGCCTATCTGATTGCCCAGCGCTTCCTGGAAGCGGGGCTGTCCACCACCGGCCTGAAAGAGTAG
- a CDS encoding glycoside hydrolase family 43 protein, producing MLKPLFLALGLLVGSWAQAGGAASPPPTAATTTFSNPVLDANFPDPFVLRAGTQYHAYATNGSGGNVPHAVSRDLVHWERAGDAMPVLPAWVQPGLTWAPEVVQLAGRYVLYFTARDLKSGRQCIGVATAAQPAGPFRGQGSGPLVCQVEEGGSIDASPFVDTDGRAYLLWKNDGNCCNLSTRIYLQPLARDGLSLTGKPTDLIQNFQLWEGAVIEAPTLHKAGGTYYLLYSGGPFDSDLYAVGYATASKVTGPYSKSADNPVLTSRGAVAGPGHQSVVTDGAGQTWLVYHAWTTGQIGDQLGYRSMRLDRVTFSGGRLKVSGPTLTPQPAPRPAR from the coding sequence ATGCTCAAACCCCTGTTTCTGGCCCTTGGCCTGCTGGTGGGCTCCTGGGCCCAGGCGGGCGGCGCCGCAAGCCCCCCGCCCACTGCGGCCACCACCACCTTCAGCAACCCGGTGCTGGACGCCAATTTCCCGGACCCCTTCGTTCTGCGGGCCGGCACGCAGTACCACGCCTACGCCACCAACGGCAGCGGCGGCAACGTGCCGCACGCGGTCAGCCGCGATCTGGTGCACTGGGAGCGGGCAGGCGACGCCATGCCCGTGCTGCCCGCCTGGGTACAGCCGGGCCTGACCTGGGCGCCCGAAGTGGTGCAGTTGGCCGGGCGCTACGTGCTGTACTTCACTGCCCGGGACCTGAAGAGTGGCCGCCAGTGCATTGGCGTGGCCACCGCCGCGCAGCCCGCTGGGCCGTTCAGGGGCCAGGGCAGCGGGCCGCTGGTCTGTCAGGTGGAGGAAGGCGGCAGCATTGACGCCAGCCCCTTCGTGGACACCGACGGCCGCGCCTACCTGCTGTGGAAAAACGACGGCAACTGCTGCAACCTCAGTACCCGCATCTACCTGCAGCCGCTGGCCAGGGACGGCCTGAGCCTGACCGGCAAGCCCACCGACCTGATTCAGAATTTTCAGCTGTGGGAGGGCGCCGTCATTGAAGCGCCCACCCTGCACAAGGCGGGCGGCACGTACTACCTGCTGTACTCGGGTGGGCCCTTTGACAGCGACCTGTATGCCGTGGGCTACGCCACCGCCAGCAAGGTGACCGGCCCCTACAGCAAGTCTGCCGACAACCCGGTGCTGACCAGCCGGGGCGCGGTGGCAGGCCCCGGCCACCAGTCGGTGGTGACCGACGGCGCGGGGCAGACGTGGCTGGTGTACCACGCCTGGACCACCGGCCAGATTGGCGATCAGCTGGGGTACCGCAGCATGCGCCTGGACCGCGTGACCTTCAGCGGGGGCCGGCTGAAGGTCAGTGGGCCCACCCTGACGCCGCAGCCCGCCCCCCGCCCCGCCCGATGA
- a CDS encoding carbohydrate ABC transporter permease, translating into MTTTQAPATHAPTGTRRRGSLEPYLYLLPHAALFFMFTVYPIGYGLYISLHRWDLLNNTQTFVGTEFFRNLFTSGTPQFEFFWRTLWNTTFFTLVSVPLLVAAALGLAALLHRPIFGRTFFRAVFFMPGILTVSVMGILWRWMFDNQIGLVNAARDLMTGAPPIAWLSTEGLAWVPIVVGTVWWTVGFNMTLYLAAMSNIPHSLYEAAALDGATGGQQFRFITWPMLTPITLFVVITTALASFQLFGQSLVITNGGPTRSTQSVIQYITEEGFTNSQISSAAAMGFVFGLMMLVLTAAQFRLMARDVQSTEEK; encoded by the coding sequence GTGACCACCACCCAGGCGCCCGCCACGCACGCGCCGACCGGCACCCGCCGCCGGGGCTCGCTGGAGCCGTACCTGTACCTGCTGCCCCACGCGGCGCTGTTTTTCATGTTCACCGTCTATCCCATCGGGTACGGGCTGTACATCAGCCTGCACCGCTGGGATCTGCTGAACAACACCCAGACCTTCGTGGGCACCGAGTTCTTCCGCAACCTGTTCACCAGCGGCACCCCGCAGTTCGAGTTCTTCTGGCGCACCCTGTGGAACACCACCTTCTTCACCCTGGTCAGCGTGCCGCTGCTGGTGGCTGCGGCGCTGGGGCTGGCCGCGCTGCTGCACCGACCCATTTTTGGGCGCACCTTTTTCCGGGCGGTGTTTTTCATGCCGGGCATCCTGACTGTTTCCGTGATGGGCATTCTGTGGCGCTGGATGTTCGATAACCAGATTGGGCTGGTGAACGCCGCGCGCGACCTGATGACTGGGGCGCCGCCTATCGCGTGGCTGTCCACCGAGGGGTTGGCCTGGGTGCCCATCGTGGTGGGCACGGTGTGGTGGACGGTGGGCTTCAACATGACCCTGTATCTGGCGGCCATGAGCAACATTCCCCACAGCCTGTATGAAGCGGCGGCGCTGGACGGCGCCACGGGCGGGCAGCAGTTCCGCTTTATTACGTGGCCCATGCTCACGCCCATCACGCTGTTCGTGGTGATTACCACGGCGCTGGCGTCCTTTCAGCTGTTTGGGCAGTCGCTGGTGATCACCAACGGCGGCCCCACGCGCTCCACCCAGAGCGTGATTCAGTACATCACCGAAGAGGGCTTTACCAACTCGCAGATTTCCAGCGCGGCGGCCATGGGCTTTGTGTTTGGTCTGATGATGCTGGTGCTCACAGCCGCGCAGTTCCGCCTGATGGCGCGCGACGTTCAGAGCACGGAGGAGAAATGA
- a CDS encoding alpha-amylase family glycosyl hydrolase, protein MSIFPLLSTQHDHTPAYTGRLGAPLGETVRVRLRTTLPVTSVKFKLVRVGEIEAHPAREVEVAGDLPGRWFEADLPVHEGRVRYAWQLNFGNDHLHLTALGLHRTRRGFRSWFTYLAGHTAPEWAWQSVFYQIFPDRFRNGDPSNDVQTGEYVYSGRAVEHVAWNTPIDAWGDIHGHYGGDLNGITQALPYLQDLGITGLWLTPIFVSPSNHRYDITDYRHIDPHLGGDAAWDELVGAAQRAGIRLVLDGVFNHVGNEHALFQAALDDHAAPERELFTWRDEPGKPPYHAFFDVPTLPKIDYRNPAAIDEFFSGEESVVRHWLRRGAAGWRLDVAHMIGTGGTDEDNLPLHRTLKRAAREERGDAYVFGERFYDPEHALDGQGEDGSMNYHGFGLPVMQWLARGNLTFEPSNLGGEELAELLWDAYHALSPQVALSMFNVLESHDVPRALYRLGNDRTLFQAALTFLMTYAGVPCTYYGSEVGLSQSRDGAMPWCREAMPWDEAAWDQPLRARVKALIAVRREQLALQRGNLRFLHAEDDAVAFLREYTHEDGHVVRAAVIISRRPQAHEVALALPGGEWRDALSGETVHGGQVTVQAAGGRILLQG, encoded by the coding sequence ATGTCTATTTTTCCCCTGCTGTCCACCCAACACGACCACACCCCTGCCTACACCGGGCGCCTGGGCGCGCCCCTGGGCGAGACCGTCCGCGTGCGCCTGCGCACCACCCTGCCGGTGACGTCAGTGAAGTTCAAGCTGGTGCGCGTGGGCGAAATTGAAGCGCACCCCGCGCGGGAGGTGGAGGTGGCCGGCGACCTCCCCGGCCGCTGGTTCGAGGCCGATCTGCCCGTGCACGAAGGCCGCGTGCGCTACGCGTGGCAGCTGAACTTTGGCAACGACCACCTGCACCTCACGGCGCTGGGCCTGCACCGCACCCGGCGGGGCTTTCGCTCGTGGTTCACGTACCTTGCCGGGCACACGGCCCCCGAATGGGCCTGGCAGAGCGTCTTTTACCAGATCTTTCCCGACCGCTTCCGCAACGGTGACCCCAGCAACGACGTGCAGACCGGCGAATACGTGTACAGCGGCCGGGCTGTAGAGCACGTGGCGTGGAACACCCCCATCGACGCCTGGGGCGACATTCATGGGCATTACGGCGGCGACCTGAACGGCATCACACAGGCGCTGCCCTACCTGCAGGACCTGGGCATCACGGGGCTGTGGCTGACCCCCATTTTCGTGTCGCCCAGCAACCACCGCTACGACATCACCGATTACCGCCACATTGACCCCCACCTGGGCGGCGACGCGGCCTGGGACGAACTGGTGGGCGCGGCCCAGCGGGCGGGCATCCGGCTGGTGCTGGACGGCGTGTTCAACCATGTGGGCAACGAGCACGCGCTGTTTCAGGCGGCGCTGGACGACCACGCGGCCCCCGAGCGCGAACTGTTCACCTGGCGCGACGAGCCCGGCAAGCCGCCGTACCACGCCTTTTTCGATGTGCCCACGCTGCCCAAGATTGACTACCGCAACCCGGCGGCGATTGACGAATTCTTCAGCGGCGAGGAGTCCGTGGTGCGCCACTGGCTGCGCCGGGGTGCGGCAGGCTGGCGCCTGGACGTGGCCCACATGATCGGCACGGGCGGCACCGACGAAGACAACCTGCCGCTGCACCGCACCCTCAAACGCGCCGCGCGCGAGGAGCGGGGCGACGCCTACGTGTTCGGCGAGCGCTTTTACGACCCCGAGCACGCGCTGGACGGCCAGGGCGAGGACGGCTCCATGAATTACCACGGCTTTGGCCTGCCGGTGATGCAGTGGCTGGCGCGGGGCAACCTCACCTTTGAACCCAGCAACCTGGGCGGCGAGGAACTGGCCGAGCTGCTCTGGGACGCCTACCACGCCCTGTCGCCGCAGGTGGCCCTGAGCATGTTTAACGTGCTGGAATCGCACGACGTGCCGCGTGCCCTGTACCGCCTGGGCAATGACCGCACGCTGTTCCAGGCCGCCCTGACCTTCCTGATGACCTACGCCGGGGTGCCCTGCACCTATTACGGCTCAGAGGTGGGCCTGAGCCAGTCACGCGACGGCGCCATGCCGTGGTGCCGCGAGGCCATGCCCTGGGACGAGGCCGCGTGGGACCAGCCCCTGCGCGCCCGGGTGAAGGCCCTGATTGCGGTGCGCCGCGAGCAGCTGGCCCTGCAGCGCGGCAACCTGCGCTTTCTGCACGCCGAGGACGACGCCGTGGCGTTCCTGCGCGAATACACCCATGAGGACGGCCACGTCGTGCGCGCGGCGGTGATTATCAGCCGCCGCCCCCAGGCCCACGAGGTCGCGCTGGCCCTGCCCGGCGGCGAGTGGCGCGACGCCCTGAGCGGCGAGACGGTGCACGGCGGTCAGGTGACGGTGCAGGCTGCTGGCGGCCGGATTCTGCTGCAGGGGTGA
- a CDS encoding glycoside hydrolase family 43 protein → MTGPRFPGYFADPFVLAWQGTYYAYGTGLHGHEEGGNGRAFEVLSSPDLQHWTSHGGALTPVLAERRDYWAPEVAEQNGVFYLYYSVGQGDQGHHLRVATATHPLGPFTDQGLNLTPDEPFAIDPHPFRAQDGQWYLYFARDELGGERVGTMLAVMPLRDPLTPAGPPQTVLRPSADWQLYSRQRPMYGQVYDWHTLEGPFVVFRFGQYHCFYSGGAWTSATYGVGHAVADHPLGPWHEPAGAATVLRSGLNGWIGPGHNSLVAGPDGQDHIVFHAWNAGHTHRQLHVARLDWTGGVPRVQEEEG, encoded by the coding sequence ATGACCGGCCCCCGATTTCCCGGCTACTTTGCCGATCCCTTCGTGCTGGCGTGGCAGGGGACCTATTACGCCTACGGCACTGGCCTGCACGGCCATGAAGAGGGCGGCAACGGGCGGGCCTTTGAGGTGCTGTCCTCGCCCGATCTGCAGCATTGGACCTCGCACGGGGGCGCCCTGACGCCGGTGCTGGCCGAGCGGCGCGACTACTGGGCGCCCGAGGTGGCCGAGCAGAACGGCGTGTTCTACCTGTACTACTCGGTGGGGCAGGGCGACCAGGGCCACCACCTGCGCGTGGCGACGGCCACCCATCCCCTGGGGCCCTTTACCGACCAGGGGCTGAACCTGACCCCGGACGAGCCTTTCGCCATTGACCCCCACCCGTTCCGCGCGCAGGACGGGCAGTGGTATCTGTACTTTGCCCGCGATGAACTGGGCGGCGAGCGCGTGGGGACCATGCTGGCCGTGATGCCCCTGCGCGACCCCCTGACCCCAGCCGGACCGCCCCAGACGGTGCTGCGGCCCTCGGCCGACTGGCAGCTGTACAGCCGGCAGCGGCCCATGTACGGGCAGGTGTACGACTGGCACACCCTTGAAGGGCCGTTTGTGGTGTTCCGCTTCGGCCAGTACCACTGCTTTTATTCCGGCGGCGCCTGGACCAGCGCCACCTACGGCGTGGGGCACGCGGTGGCCGACCATCCGCTGGGGCCCTGGCACGAACCGGCCGGGGCAGCCACCGTGCTGCGCAGTGGGCTGAACGGCTGGATTGGGCCGGGCCACAACTCGCTGGTGGCCGGGCCAGACGGGCAGGACCACATCGTCTTTCATGCCTGGAATGCCGGGCACACGCACCGCCAGTTGCATGTGGCCCGGCTGGACTGGACCGGCGGCGTGCCCCGGGTGCAGGAGGAAGAAGGCTGA
- a CDS encoding ArsR/SmtB family transcription factor yields MPVSRHRVLRVEGQEALVVLKALANETRLLLLSQLSQNVMNVSELADALNLPHSTVNFNLNHLHAAGLISFEYEPGTRGSQKLCSKRYDEIVYKLPGVDVESNPHQVSVSMPIGNYTHIEAQPTCGLASETKIIGMLDNPRSMYEPDHVYAQILWFGRAGSVEYTFPNNLPYGALPDTLDLSMELCSEAPQYDPEWPSDITLFINGHEVGTYTSPGDFGGARTHLTPRWWNEDQTTHGLLKHWIVTAQGAYIDGERLSDLTIGDLNLQGANQIKVRLEVRAEARNCGGMTLFGRKFGNYEQDIVMRTSYVFPGEAPRVP; encoded by the coding sequence ATGCCCGTGTCCAGACATCGCGTCCTCAGAGTGGAAGGCCAGGAGGCGCTGGTGGTGCTCAAGGCGCTGGCGAACGAGACCCGGCTCTTGCTGCTTAGCCAGCTGTCGCAGAACGTCATGAACGTCTCTGAGCTGGCCGACGCCCTCAACCTGCCGCACTCCACGGTGAACTTCAACCTGAACCACCTGCACGCCGCTGGGCTGATCTCCTTTGAGTACGAACCCGGCACGCGCGGCTCGCAGAAGCTCTGCTCCAAACGCTACGACGAGATTGTGTACAAGCTGCCCGGCGTGGATGTGGAATCCAATCCGCATCAGGTGAGTGTGTCCATGCCCATTGGCAACTACACCCACATTGAGGCGCAGCCTACGTGCGGCCTCGCCTCGGAAACCAAGATCATCGGCATGCTGGACAATCCCCGGTCCATGTACGAACCCGACCATGTGTACGCACAGATTCTGTGGTTTGGCCGCGCGGGCTCCGTGGAATACACCTTTCCCAACAACCTGCCCTACGGCGCCCTGCCCGACACCCTGGACCTGAGCATGGAACTGTGCTCCGAGGCGCCGCAGTACGACCCCGAATGGCCCTCAGACATCACGCTGTTCATCAACGGCCACGAGGTCGGCACCTACACCAGCCCCGGCGACTTTGGCGGCGCGCGCACCCACCTCACGCCGCGCTGGTGGAACGAGGATCAGACCACCCACGGCCTGCTTAAGCACTGGATCGTGACCGCGCAGGGGGCCTACATTGACGGCGAGCGGCTGTCTGACCTCACCATTGGGGACCTGAACCTGCAGGGCGCCAACCAGATCAAGGTGCGCCTGGAAGTGCGGGCCGAGGCGCGCAACTGCGGCGGCATGACGCTGTTTGGCCGCAAGTTCGGCAATTACGAGCAGGACATTGTGATGCGCACCAGCTACGTGTTCCCCGGCGAAGCCCCCCGCGTGCCCTGA
- a CDS encoding glycoside hydrolase family 2 protein, producing the protein MQRPLWSSLDGAWDFAFDPHAAHGHPAGVDFSQQIEVPYPPESRASGLHQQAHGRAVWYRRTVRCPHEWTAGRTLLHFGAVDYHATVWVNGRKVAEHRGGHTPFCVDVTDVADEPFEVVVRAEDDPLALDQPRGKQDWLPEPHSIWYPRTTGIWQTVWVERVPGTAVDRLEFQPDLDTWGVHVRALVQGYRPGLKVRVLLSVPGETLADDVYSLTGAELHRVVPLLDGGIDSHRSHLLWSPEHPQLIDALVEVLDSASGEVLDRVVGYTALRSVTIEQGRFLLNGSPYPLRLVLDQGYWPESLMTATSDQYRADVELTKRLGFNGVRKHQKLEDPQYLYWADRLGLLVWAEMPSAYRLSDRSIQSVTAEWMEAVMRDRGHPCVVAWVPFNESWGVPDLTRRGRSRSLVRALYELTRSLDPTRPVIGNDGWENDTTDILTIHDYTPAAEVLRERYGTREQTRETLLHARPGGRNLLLDPALADRGLPVMLTEFGGIAYMPDHQGGWGYSHAQDSESFTAHYESLLSAVHESQGLAGFCYTQLTDTFQEKNGLLDEYRRFKGDPARLRHATAGRRDPRTVNAAEVPDPFGYSPEWQAKQLMHSFGS; encoded by the coding sequence ATGCAGCGTCCTCTGTGGTCGTCTCTGGACGGCGCCTGGGACTTCGCCTTTGACCCGCACGCCGCGCACGGGCACCCGGCCGGCGTGGACTTTAGCCAGCAGATTGAGGTGCCTTACCCGCCCGAAAGCCGGGCCAGCGGCCTTCACCAGCAGGCGCATGGCCGCGCAGTGTGGTACCGGCGCACCGTCAGATGCCCCCACGAGTGGACGGCCGGGCGCACCCTGCTGCACTTTGGGGCCGTGGACTACCACGCGACCGTGTGGGTGAACGGGCGCAAGGTGGCCGAGCACCGGGGCGGCCACACGCCTTTCTGCGTAGACGTGACCGATGTGGCCGACGAACCCTTTGAAGTGGTCGTGCGCGCCGAGGACGATCCCCTGGCGCTGGACCAGCCGCGCGGCAAGCAGGACTGGCTGCCCGAGCCCCATTCCATCTGGTATCCGCGCACCACGGGCATCTGGCAGACGGTGTGGGTGGAACGGGTGCCGGGCACGGCCGTGGACCGCCTGGAATTTCAGCCGGACCTGGACACCTGGGGCGTGCATGTGCGCGCCCTGGTGCAGGGGTACCGCCCGGGGCTCAAGGTGCGCGTGCTGCTCAGCGTGCCCGGCGAAACGCTGGCCGACGACGTGTACAGCCTGACAGGCGCCGAACTGCACCGCGTGGTGCCGCTGCTGGACGGCGGCATTGACAGCCACCGCAGCCACCTGCTCTGGAGCCCCGAGCACCCCCAGCTGATTGACGCGCTGGTGGAGGTGCTGGACAGCGCCAGCGGCGAGGTGCTGGACCGCGTGGTGGGCTACACCGCCCTGCGCTCGGTGACCATTGAGCAGGGCCGCTTCCTGCTGAACGGCTCGCCCTACCCGCTGCGGCTGGTGCTGGACCAGGGCTACTGGCCCGAATCGCTGATGACCGCCACCAGCGACCAGTACCGCGCGGATGTGGAACTCACCAAACGCCTGGGCTTTAACGGCGTGCGCAAGCACCAGAAGCTGGAAGACCCGCAGTACCTGTACTGGGCCGACCGCCTGGGCCTGCTGGTGTGGGCCGAAATGCCCAGCGCCTACCGCCTGAGTGACCGCAGCATTCAGTCGGTGACGGCCGAGTGGATGGAAGCCGTAATGCGCGACCGGGGGCACCCCTGCGTGGTGGCCTGGGTGCCCTTCAATGAGTCCTGGGGCGTGCCAGACCTGACCCGGCGCGGGCGCTCGCGCTCGCTGGTGCGCGCCCTGTACGAACTGACCCGTTCGCTGGACCCCACCCGCCCGGTGATTGGCAATGACGGTTGGGAAAACGACACCACCGACATCCTGACCATTCACGACTACACCCCGGCGGCCGAGGTGCTGCGTGAGCGCTACGGCACCCGCGAACAGACCCGCGAAACCCTGCTGCACGCCCGGCCCGGGGGCCGCAACCTGCTGCTGGACCCTGCGCTGGCCGACCGGGGCCTGCCCGTGATGCTCACCGAATTTGGCGGCATTGCCTACATGCCGGATCACCAGGGCGGCTGGGGCTACAGCCACGCCCAGGACAGCGAGAGCTTTACCGCCCACTACGAATCGCTGCTCAGCGCAGTGCACGAAAGCCAGGGGCTGGCGGGCTTTTGCTACACCCAGCTGACCGACACCTTCCAGGAGAAAAACGGCCTGCTGGACGAGTACCGCCGCTTCAAGGGCGACCCTGCTCGCCTACGGCATGCCACCGCCGGACGGCGCGACCCGCGCACGGTCAACGCCGCCGAGGTGCCTGATCCCTTTGGCTACAGCCCGGAGTGGCAGGCCAAGCAGCTGATGCACAGCTTCGGCTCGTAA
- a CDS encoding barstar family protein, with amino-acid sequence MNTRTKIVDCSGVRSEQDFWAAYVRDVKPESPDSGRNFDAFWDALWGGPGWPDADKLRFIHTSAVATFRDGQFIAMLRETSQGTDSVRLVFE; translated from the coding sequence ATGAACACTCGAACCAAAATTGTCGATTGCTCTGGCGTGCGTTCCGAACAGGACTTCTGGGCGGCCTACGTGCGCGATGTGAAGCCAGAAAGCCCGGACTCTGGTCGAAATTTCGATGCCTTTTGGGACGCCCTCTGGGGTGGTCCAGGCTGGCCTGATGCCGACAAGCTTCGCTTCATCCATACCTCGGCAGTGGCAACATTTCGTGACGGGCAATTCATCGCCATGCTCAGGGAGACGTCGCAGGGAACCGATTCAGTCCGGCTTGTCTTTGAATAG